In Hippoglossus stenolepis isolate QCI-W04-F060 chromosome 13, HSTE1.2, whole genome shotgun sequence, a single genomic region encodes these proteins:
- the LOC118119675 gene encoding amyloid-beta A4 protein isoform X2, with protein sequence MGEHTAFLLLLVATLTLSAEVPADDSLGLLTEPQVAMFCGKLNMHIDVQTGKWESDPSGTKSCIGTKEGILQYCQEVYPELQITNVVEANQPVSIQNWSKKGRKQYRSHTHIVVPYRCLVGEFVSDALLVPDKCKFLHQERMDQCESHLHWHTVAKESCGDRTMNLHDYGMLLPCGIDRFRGVEFVCCPAEAERETESTEVDGEVSDIWWGGAEAEYSDNSMARPADTEPATTEDDEDEDEQAETYERDENGDDDEDDEEDEDDEDDATDERDSDERNANIDMTTTTTTTTESVEEVVRVPTMAPSPPDAVDQYLETPGDDSEHFDFQKAKESLEAKHREKMSQVMREWEEAERQAKNLPRADKKAVIQHFQEKVEALEQEAEGERQQLVETHMARVEALLNSRRRQTLENYLSALQASPPRARQVLSLLKKYVRAEQKDRQHTLKHYEHVRTVDPKRAAQIRPQVLTHLRVIDERMNQSLGLLYKVPTVANEIQNQVAVIMQRVQSELSQQVSSLQSDGRVDGRVSYGNDALMPDQAYSSAPMDPGLDGLGFIHPESFNQPNTENHVEPVDARPIPDRGLPTRPVSALKPEEMPKVRMETEERQNAGYEVYHQKLVFFAEDVGSNKGAIIGLMVGGVVIATVIVITLVMLRKKQYTSIHHGVIEVDAAVTPEERHLAKMQQNGYENPTYKFFEQMQN encoded by the exons ATGGGAGAGCACACGGCGTTCTTGCTGTTACTGGTGGCGACCTTGACGCTTTCAGCCGAG GTGCCCGCGGATGACTCCCTGGGTTTGCTAACTGAGCCCCAGGTGGCCATGTTCTGTGGAAAGCTCAACATGCACATCGATGTACAGACGGGCAAATGGGAGTCTGACCCTTCCGGCACCAAGAGCTGCATTGGCACCAAGGAGGGAATCCTGCAGTACTGCCAAGAG GTGTACCCAGAGTTGCAGATCACTAATGTTGTGGAGGCCAATCAGCCCGTCAGCATCCAGAACTGGAGCAAGAAAGGCCGCAAGCAGTAccgcagtcacacacacattgtggtGCCATACCGCTGCCTGG TTGGGGAGTTTGTGAGCGATGCCCTGCTCGTCCCAGACAAGTGTAAGTTCCTGCACCAGGAGCGAATGGACCAGTGTGAGAGCCACCTGCACTGGCACACAGTAGCCAAAGAG TCCTGTGGAGACCGCACAATGAATCTCCATGACTACGGGATGCTGTTGCCATGTGGCATTGACCGTTTCCGAGGGGTGGAGTTTGTCTGCTGTCCGGCGGAGGCAGAACGAGAGACGGAAAGCACTGAGGTAGACGGGGAGGTGTCTGACATCTGGTGGGGTGGAGCCGAGGCCGAATACTCTGATAACAG CATGGCACgtccagcagacacagagcccGCCACTACAGAAGATGACGAAGACGAGGATGAACAGGCGGAAACCTATGAAAGGGACGAAAACGGAGACGATGAcgaagatgatgaggaggacgaggatgaCGAAGACGATGCGACCGATGAACGGGATAGCGATGAGCGCAATGCTAACATTGACATGACCACCACTACCACGACAACCACTGAATCAGTTGAAGAAGTTGTTCGAG TGCCCACCATGGCCCCCAGTCCTCCAGACGCTGTGGATCAGTACCTTGAAACCCCTGGCGACGACAGTGAACACTTTGACTTCCAGAAAGCCAAGGAAAGCCTGGAGGCCAAACACCGTGAAAAGATgtcccag GTGATGAGGGAgtgggaggaggcagagagacaggccAAGAACCTTCCTCGTGCCGACAAGAAAGCTGTTATCCag CACTTccaggagaaggtggaggctttggagcaggaggcagaaggagagaggcagcagctggTTGAAACCCACATGGCCCGAGTGGAAGCTCTGCTCAACAGCCGCCGACGCCAGACTCTGGAAAACTACCTGAGTGCCCTGCAGGCCAGCCCTCCACGG GCTCGTCAGGTGTTGAGTCTGCTGAAGAAGTACGTCCGTGCTGAACAGAAAGACAGGCAGCACACGCTCAAACACTACGAGCATGTCCGTACAGTCGATCCCAAGAGGGCTGCGCAGATCCGACCTCAG GTTTTGACTCATCTCCGTGTGATAGATGAGAGGATGAATCAGTCATTGGGTCTCCTCTACAAAGTGCCCACTGTGGCTAATGAGATCCAGAACCAAGTTG CGGTGATAATGCAGAGAGTTCAGTCGGAGCTGTCTCAGCAAGTCTCTTCTCTGCAGAGCGACGGGCGG gtggACGGCAGGGTGAGCTACGGTAACGACGCTCTGATGCCTGATCAGGCCTACAGCTCTGCTCCCATGGACCCTGGCCTGGACGGACTCGGCTTCATCCACCCTGAGAGTTTCAATCAGCCCAACACAGAGAACcacg TTGAGCCTGTTGATGCTCGTCCAATTCCAGACAGAGGACTACCAACACGACCTG TGTCTGCCCTGAAACCAGAGGAGATGCCAAAAGTGCGGATGGAGACTGAAGAGAGGCAAAATGCTGGTTATGAAGTGTACCATCAGAAACTG GTGTTTTTCGCTGAAGATGTGGGGTCCAATAAAGGTGCCATTATTGGACTTATGGTTGGAGGGGTTGTCATAGCAACTGTCATTGTCATTACCTTGGTGATGCTGAGGAAGAAACAGTATACGTCTATTCACCACGGCGTAATCGAG gtggATGCAGCAGTGACACCAGAGGAGCGTCATCTGGCTAAGATGCAGCAGAACGGCTACGAAAACCCCACCTACAAGTTCTTCGAGCAGATGCAGAATTAA
- the gabpa gene encoding GA-binding protein alpha chain produces the protein MSKSEPEEMIEIEIDEREKQACLEEGVEEQTITASDLIQQDIDINEPIGNLKKLLEPRIQISLDAYEICLQDIQLHPDHSLFDQGVKTDGTVQLSLQIITKAGEEKLNILEIVKPVETVEVVIDPDAAGDEGTLVEEGQLIAVDRSGLSDETSEQVTRWAAALEGYRKEQVRLGIPYDPMLWSADQVIHWAVWVMKEFNIDEMEIGSIHIPGRDLCGFSQEEFLQKVPNGEILWSHLELLRKYVLASQDQSGGDATVTIDQPVQIIPAQVSTPTTIKVMKQSRGPRTPRISGGEERSSPGNRTGNNGQIQLWQFLLELLTDKDARDCISWVGEEGEFKLNQPELVAQKWGQRKNKPTMNYEKLSRALRYYYDGDMISKVQGKRFVYKFVCDLRTLIGYSAAELNSLVTECEQKKLARMQMHGMGQPITTVTLATTTLDKDS, from the exons TGTCGAGGAGCAAACGATCACTGCATCTGATTTGATTCAGCAAGACATTGACATCAATGAGCCCATCGGAAATTTGAAAAAGCTTCTGGAGCCACGCATCCAAATATCACTGGATGCATATGAGATCTGCCTGCAGGATATTCAG CTTCACCCGGATCACAGCCTCTTTGATCAGGGGGTGAAGACGGATGGAACAGTGCAGCTCAGTCTGCAGATTATAACCAAAGCAG GTGAGGAGAAGCTGAACATTTTGGAAATTGTGAAGCCAGTAGAAACAGTAGAAGTGGTGATCGATCCAGATGCGGCAGGGGATGAGGGTACTCTGGTTGAGGAGGGTCAGCTGATTGCTGTGGACAGGTCCGGCCTCTCTGATGAGACCTCAGAACAGGTGACACGCTGGGCGGCAGCACTTGAAGGCTACCGCAAAGAGCAGGTCCGCCTGGGCATACCATATG aCCCCATGCTCTGGTCAGCTGACCAGGTGATCCACTGGGCTGTTTGGGTGATGAAGGAATTCAACATTGACGAGATGGAAATCGGCAGTATTCACATCCCAGGTAGAGACCTCTGCGGCTTCAGCCAAGAGGAGTTCCTTCAGAAAGTGCCTAATGGAGAGATACTGTGGAGTCACCTGGAGCTCCTACGCAAAT ATGTGTTGGCAAGTCAGGATCAGTCTGGAGGAGACGCAACAGTCACAATTGATCAAC CTGTGCAGATCATCCCAGCTCAGGTGAGCACACCCACGACCATAAAGGTAATGAAGCAGAGTCGTGGTCCCAGAACTCCACGTATCTCAGGTGGAGAGGAACGCAGCTCACCTGGCAACCGCACAG GTAACAACGGTCAGATCCAGCTGTGGCAGTTCTTGCTGGAGCTGTTGACAGACAAAGATGCGAGAGATTGCATCTCCTGGGTGGGAGAGGAGGGCGAGTTCAAACTCAACCAGCCTGAACTTGTGGCTCAGAAATGGGGCCAACGCAAGAACAAGCCAACGATGAACTACGAGAAACTCAGCCGAGCTCTCAG GTATTACTATGACGGGGACATGATCAGCAAAGTGCAGGGCAAGCGCTTCGTCTACAAGTTTGTGTGCGACCTGAGGACTCTGATTGGCTACAGCGCTGCTGAGCTCAACAGCCTGGTGACAGAGTGTGAACAAAAGAAACTGGCACGCATGCAGATGCACGGCATGGGTCAGCCCATCACTACAGTGACCTTGGCAACCACGACACTAGACAAGGACAGTTGA
- the piga gene encoding phosphatidylinositol N-acetylglucosaminyltransferase subunit A has product MGQRRRAAALSNPSSQGESGAPAESVRVFNRKHNICMVSDFFYPNMGGVESHIYQLSQCLVEKGHKVVIVTHAYGKRKGLRYLTNGLKVYYLPLQVMYNQSTATTLLHSLPLLRCVFFRERITMVHAHSSFSALAHDALFHAKTMGLNTVFTDHSLFGFADISSVLTNKLLTVSLCDTNHIVCVSYTSKENTVLRAVLNPEIVSVIPNAVDPMDFTPDPSQRPDDRITIVVISRLVYRKGIDLLGGIIPELCLKHPDLHFLVGGEGPKRIVLEEVREKYQLHDRVRLLGALEHKDVCGVLVQGHIFLNTSLTEAFCMAIVEGASCGLQVVSTRVGGIPEVLPEDLITLCEPTVGSLCAGLETVIARQRSGSVPSPASIHSRVQTLYTWRNVAERTEKVYDRVAGEEVLPLDRRLRRLRAHCGPVAGSIFAFMAVLDFLFLLLLQWWLPDRFMDVAVDATGRHGLWRHETSSKKETHSKRSAKPAAELHHSIPHS; this is encoded by the exons ATGGGCCAACGGAGGAGAGCGGCAGCTTTGAGCAATCCTTCATCTCAGGGAGAATCTGGAGCTCCTGCAGAGTCTGTCAGGGTCTTCAACAGGAAGCACAACATTTGCATGGTGTCCGACTTCTTCTATCCAAATATGGGAGGAGTAGAAAGTCACATTTACCAGCTTTCCCAATGTCTGGTTGAAAAGGGACACAAGGTGGTAATCGTCACCCATGCCTATGGAAAGAGGAAGGGTCTTAGGTACCTGACCAATGGACTGAAAGTCTACTACCTCCCCCTGCAGGTGATGTACAACCAGTCCACAGCCACTACCTTACTCCACAGTCTCCCACTGCTGCGTTGTGTGTTCTTCAGAGAACGCATCACTATGGTGCATGCACACAGTTCGTTCTCCGCTCTGGCCCATGATGCACTGTTCCACGCCAAGACCATGGGCCTGAACACG GTTTTCACTGACCACTCACTCTTTGGCTTCGCTGACATCAGCTCTGTGCTGACCAACAAGCTCCTGACTGTGTCCCTGTGTGATACCAaccacattgtgtgtgtgtcgtacaCCAGTAAAGAGAACACGGTGCTCCGAGCAGTGCTCAACCCAGAGATAGTATCTGTTATTCCCAACGCGGTTGACCCTATGGATTTTACCCCGGATCCCTCCCAGCGCCCAGACGACAGAATCACCATTGTGGTCATCAGCCGTCTTGTCTACCGCAAGG GAATCGATCTTCTTGGTGGAATAATCCCAGAGCTCTGCCTCAAACATCCAGATCTGCACTTTCTAGTTGGTGGAGAGGGGCCGAAGAGAATTGTGttggaggaagtgagagagaagtACCAGCTGCATGACAG GGTGCGTCTTCTTGGGGCTTTGGAGCACAAAGATGTCTGTGGCGTTTTGGTGCAGGGTCACATCTTCCTCAACACATCACTGACCGAAGCGTTCTGCATGGCCATTGTGGAGGGAGCCAGCTGTGGACTTCAG gtgGTCAGCACCCGTGTCGGCGGCATTCCCGAAGTGTTACCTGAAGATCTGATCACCCTGTGTGAGCCCACTGTTGGCTCGTTGTGTGCTGGTCTAGAAACGGTCATCGCCCGGCAGCGGTCCGGCTCTGTCCCTTCCCCCGCATCCATCCATTCACGTGTGCAGACCCTCTACACTTGGAGAAACGTTGCAGAGAGGACTGAAAAA GTCTACGACAGAGTGGCTGGAGAGGAGGTGCTGCCTTTGGACAGACGGTTACGGAGACTTAGGGCTCACTGCGGCCCCGTAGCCGGCTCCATCTTTGCATTCATGGCTGTTTtagacttcctcttcctgcttctcctgcagTGGTGGTTGCCAGATCGGTTCATGGACGTCGCCGTGGACGCCACCGGCCGTCACGGACTGTGGAGGCATGAAACGAGCAGTAAAAAAGAAACTCATTCTAAAAGATCCGCGAAGCCAGCAGCAGAACTCCATCACTCTATACCTCACTCCTAG
- the LOC118119675 gene encoding amyloid-beta A4 protein isoform X1 translates to MGEHTAFLLLLVATLTLSAEVPADDSLGLLTEPQVAMFCGKLNMHIDVQTGKWESDPSGTKSCIGTKEGILQYCQEVYPELQITNVVEANQPVSIQNWSKKGRKQYRSHTHIVVPYRCLVGEFVSDALLVPDKCKFLHQERMDQCESHLHWHTVAKESCGDRTMNLHDYGMLLPCGIDRFRGVEFVCCPAEAERETESTEVDGEVSDIWWGGAEAEYSDNSMARPADTEPATTEDDEDEDEQAETYERDENGDDDEDDEEDEDDEDDATDERDSDERNANIDMTTTTTTTTESVEEVVRAVCWARAESGPCQAMLERWYFVPAKGRCAPFLFGGCGGNRNNFESEEYCLAVCSSSLPTMAPSPPDAVDQYLETPGDDSEHFDFQKAKESLEAKHREKMSQVMREWEEAERQAKNLPRADKKAVIQHFQEKVEALEQEAEGERQQLVETHMARVEALLNSRRRQTLENYLSALQASPPRARQVLSLLKKYVRAEQKDRQHTLKHYEHVRTVDPKRAAQIRPQVLTHLRVIDERMNQSLGLLYKVPTVANEIQNQVAVIMQRVQSELSQQVSSLQSDGRVDGRVSYGNDALMPDQAYSSAPMDPGLDGLGFIHPESFNQPNTENHVEPVDARPIPDRGLPTRPVSALKPEEMPKVRMETEERQNAGYEVYHQKLVFFAEDVGSNKGAIIGLMVGGVVIATVIVITLVMLRKKQYTSIHHGVIEVDAAVTPEERHLAKMQQNGYENPTYKFFEQMQN, encoded by the exons ATGGGAGAGCACACGGCGTTCTTGCTGTTACTGGTGGCGACCTTGACGCTTTCAGCCGAG GTGCCCGCGGATGACTCCCTGGGTTTGCTAACTGAGCCCCAGGTGGCCATGTTCTGTGGAAAGCTCAACATGCACATCGATGTACAGACGGGCAAATGGGAGTCTGACCCTTCCGGCACCAAGAGCTGCATTGGCACCAAGGAGGGAATCCTGCAGTACTGCCAAGAG GTGTACCCAGAGTTGCAGATCACTAATGTTGTGGAGGCCAATCAGCCCGTCAGCATCCAGAACTGGAGCAAGAAAGGCCGCAAGCAGTAccgcagtcacacacacattgtggtGCCATACCGCTGCCTGG TTGGGGAGTTTGTGAGCGATGCCCTGCTCGTCCCAGACAAGTGTAAGTTCCTGCACCAGGAGCGAATGGACCAGTGTGAGAGCCACCTGCACTGGCACACAGTAGCCAAAGAG TCCTGTGGAGACCGCACAATGAATCTCCATGACTACGGGATGCTGTTGCCATGTGGCATTGACCGTTTCCGAGGGGTGGAGTTTGTCTGCTGTCCGGCGGAGGCAGAACGAGAGACGGAAAGCACTGAGGTAGACGGGGAGGTGTCTGACATCTGGTGGGGTGGAGCCGAGGCCGAATACTCTGATAACAG CATGGCACgtccagcagacacagagcccGCCACTACAGAAGATGACGAAGACGAGGATGAACAGGCGGAAACCTATGAAAGGGACGAAAACGGAGACGATGAcgaagatgatgaggaggacgaggatgaCGAAGACGATGCGACCGATGAACGGGATAGCGATGAGCGCAATGCTAACATTGACATGACCACCACTACCACGACAACCACTGAATCAGTTGAAGAAGTTGTTCGAG CTGTCTGTTGGGCTCGTGCTGAGTCAGGCCCTTGTCAGGCCATGCTGGAGCGCTGGTACTTCGTGCCTGCGAAGGGCCGCTGTGCTCCCTTCTTGTTTGGGGGCTGTGGGGGCAACAGGAATAACTTTGAGTCGGAGGAGTACTGCCTTgctgtctgcagcagctcgt TGCCCACCATGGCCCCCAGTCCTCCAGACGCTGTGGATCAGTACCTTGAAACCCCTGGCGACGACAGTGAACACTTTGACTTCCAGAAAGCCAAGGAAAGCCTGGAGGCCAAACACCGTGAAAAGATgtcccag GTGATGAGGGAgtgggaggaggcagagagacaggccAAGAACCTTCCTCGTGCCGACAAGAAAGCTGTTATCCag CACTTccaggagaaggtggaggctttggagcaggaggcagaaggagagaggcagcagctggTTGAAACCCACATGGCCCGAGTGGAAGCTCTGCTCAACAGCCGCCGACGCCAGACTCTGGAAAACTACCTGAGTGCCCTGCAGGCCAGCCCTCCACGG GCTCGTCAGGTGTTGAGTCTGCTGAAGAAGTACGTCCGTGCTGAACAGAAAGACAGGCAGCACACGCTCAAACACTACGAGCATGTCCGTACAGTCGATCCCAAGAGGGCTGCGCAGATCCGACCTCAG GTTTTGACTCATCTCCGTGTGATAGATGAGAGGATGAATCAGTCATTGGGTCTCCTCTACAAAGTGCCCACTGTGGCTAATGAGATCCAGAACCAAGTTG CGGTGATAATGCAGAGAGTTCAGTCGGAGCTGTCTCAGCAAGTCTCTTCTCTGCAGAGCGACGGGCGG gtggACGGCAGGGTGAGCTACGGTAACGACGCTCTGATGCCTGATCAGGCCTACAGCTCTGCTCCCATGGACCCTGGCCTGGACGGACTCGGCTTCATCCACCCTGAGAGTTTCAATCAGCCCAACACAGAGAACcacg TTGAGCCTGTTGATGCTCGTCCAATTCCAGACAGAGGACTACCAACACGACCTG TGTCTGCCCTGAAACCAGAGGAGATGCCAAAAGTGCGGATGGAGACTGAAGAGAGGCAAAATGCTGGTTATGAAGTGTACCATCAGAAACTG GTGTTTTTCGCTGAAGATGTGGGGTCCAATAAAGGTGCCATTATTGGACTTATGGTTGGAGGGGTTGTCATAGCAACTGTCATTGTCATTACCTTGGTGATGCTGAGGAAGAAACAGTATACGTCTATTCACCACGGCGTAATCGAG gtggATGCAGCAGTGACACCAGAGGAGCGTCATCTGGCTAAGATGCAGCAGAACGGCTACGAAAACCCCACCTACAAGTTCTTCGAGCAGATGCAGAATTAA